From the genome of Ectobacillus sp. JY-23, one region includes:
- the hemE gene encoding uroporphyrinogen decarboxylase: MVQFNDTFLRACRGERTDYVPVWYMRQAGRSQPEYRKIKEKYSLFEITHQPELCAYVTKLPVEQYNVDAAILYKDIMSPLPSIGVDVDIKAGIGPVIANPIRSLQDVEKLGEIYPEQDVPYVLETIRLLTKEMLSVPLIGFAGAPFTLASYMIEGGPSRNYNKTKSFMYAEAKAWYALMEKLADMTISYVKAQVAAGAKAVQIFDSWVGALNVTDYRLYIKPTMERIFTELRELNVPLIMFGVGASHLANEWHDLPLDVVGLDWRLPIEEARARGIHKAVQGNLDPAILLCPWEEIEVRAKAILDQGMKQPGYVFNLGHGVFPEVNPDTLRRLTAFVHEYSAGQLR, encoded by the coding sequence TTGGTACAATTTAATGATACGTTTTTAAGAGCTTGTAGGGGAGAACGAACAGATTATGTACCGGTTTGGTATATGAGGCAGGCTGGAAGGTCGCAGCCGGAGTACCGTAAAATAAAAGAGAAATATTCGTTGTTTGAAATTACGCATCAGCCGGAGCTTTGTGCATATGTGACCAAGTTGCCAGTGGAGCAATATAACGTTGATGCGGCCATTTTGTATAAAGATATTATGTCACCGCTTCCATCTATTGGTGTCGATGTTGATATTAAAGCTGGCATTGGTCCGGTTATTGCAAATCCTATCAGATCCTTACAGGATGTAGAGAAACTGGGAGAAATTTATCCCGAGCAAGATGTACCTTATGTATTAGAGACAATTCGTCTATTAACGAAAGAAATGCTGTCTGTACCACTTATCGGTTTTGCAGGAGCGCCATTTACATTAGCAAGCTATATGATTGAAGGCGGACCGTCGCGCAACTATAACAAAACAAAATCCTTTATGTATGCAGAGGCGAAAGCATGGTACGCCCTGATGGAAAAGCTTGCTGATATGACAATTTCATATGTGAAGGCACAAGTCGCAGCGGGGGCAAAAGCCGTACAAATTTTTGATTCATGGGTAGGAGCTTTAAATGTAACGGACTATCGTTTATATATTAAGCCGACAATGGAGCGCATTTTTACAGAGCTTCGTGAGCTTAATGTGCCTCTTATTATGTTTGGTGTTGGTGCAAGCCATCTAGCAAATGAGTGGCATGATTTGCCTCTTGACGTAGTAGGGCTTGATTGGCGTTTGCCAATTGAAGAAGCGAGAGCGAGAGGTATTCATAAAGCAGTGCAAGGAAACCTGGATCCAGCTATTTTATTATGTCCATGGGAAGAGATTGAAGTGCGCGCGAAAGCCATTTTAGATCAGGGAATGAAGCAGCCTGGCTACGTGTTCAATTTAGGACATGGCGTGTTCCCAGAAGTAAACCCCGACACGCTGAGAAGGTTAACAGCATTTGTTCATGAATATTCTGCGGGACAATTGCGATAA
- a CDS encoding transglycosylase domain-containing protein, translating to MKKGWRIIGVAAFMFVTACIGYFVMILFGNYAIDESKLVLQSTSRIVDEEGNEITKMYTQNREPILLEDVPVHVQHAFLAIEDERFYQHHGMDGTALIRAFYRNIRAGEKVEGGSTITQQVAKNVFLTNEKTWSRKLKELAIAMNLERRYTKKQILELYMNQVYFGHGVYGIKAASLFYFQKQPAELDVAEGALLAGLMKAPGMYSPILHPQESKDRRNLVLAQMNKTGWLSAEEVIRYQGRTLALRLANKKDEQPFLPYIDMVFQEAADVYHLSYEEVLRGGYTFVVGLDKDLQQKAYDLFQDKNNFPKQSSDVEGALVLMDSKTGAIQAALGGRKYVPRGWNRVYQKRQPGSTIKPLLVYGPALETKKYRPYSLLTNEKQNFNGYLPRNYNNRYSKEITMYDAVKDSANVPAVWLLNEIGLGTGKKYLELADVSIEVDGLSAALGGLKEGVSPIDLVKMYRAFGAKGRIVQPHVIRKILNQKGEAIAEAHYEEKKLFSEQTAWYMTRMLEAVVKEGTAKVGRYDGALAGKTGTTSISGQEEGARDAWFVGFTPSVVGAVWMGYDRTDASHYIKGGSSYPTSLFKKILMNTEAEAFASFEKPDGVKQIGDPIRMAPLKEVQMRVIFTPFGLFTANLTWNPLLDKRVQYRIYKEGSSQPIATVTGKGFYDVKRINVFSPPTFYVVPYNPQTKQEGEKTKVKKR from the coding sequence TTGAAAAAAGGCTGGAGGATAATCGGTGTTGCTGCATTCATGTTTGTTACAGCATGTATTGGATACTTTGTCATGATTTTATTCGGTAATTATGCTATAGATGAAAGCAAACTTGTGTTACAATCCACGTCCCGTATTGTAGATGAAGAGGGAAATGAAATTACAAAAATGTATACACAAAATCGGGAACCAATTTTGCTTGAAGATGTACCTGTTCATGTACAGCATGCATTCCTAGCAATAGAAGATGAACGCTTTTATCAGCATCACGGAATGGACGGAACAGCTCTTATACGTGCTTTTTATCGAAATATACGTGCTGGTGAAAAAGTAGAAGGAGGAAGCACAATTACGCAACAGGTTGCCAAAAATGTGTTTCTAACCAATGAAAAAACATGGTCTCGTAAGCTTAAGGAACTTGCAATTGCTATGAATTTAGAAAGACGATACACAAAAAAGCAGATTTTAGAGCTATACATGAATCAAGTGTATTTCGGTCATGGTGTATACGGTATTAAGGCAGCTTCCCTATTTTACTTTCAAAAGCAACCGGCTGAACTGGATGTGGCAGAGGGAGCGCTTTTAGCAGGGCTTATGAAAGCACCGGGTATGTACTCTCCTATTTTGCACCCACAAGAAAGCAAGGATCGTCGTAACTTAGTGCTCGCACAAATGAATAAAACGGGATGGTTATCAGCCGAAGAAGTTATTCGCTATCAAGGGCGAACATTAGCACTTCGTTTGGCTAATAAAAAAGATGAGCAACCTTTTTTGCCTTACATAGATATGGTGTTTCAAGAGGCTGCAGATGTATACCATCTATCGTATGAAGAAGTATTAAGAGGTGGATACACGTTTGTTGTGGGCTTGGATAAAGACCTGCAACAAAAAGCATACGATTTATTCCAAGATAAAAATAATTTTCCAAAACAAAGTTCTGATGTCGAGGGAGCTCTTGTATTAATGGACAGCAAAACTGGTGCCATCCAGGCAGCGTTAGGGGGAAGGAAGTATGTGCCACGCGGCTGGAATCGCGTGTATCAAAAAAGGCAACCAGGTTCAACAATTAAGCCTCTTTTAGTTTACGGGCCTGCGCTGGAGACAAAAAAATATAGGCCATATTCCTTACTTACTAATGAAAAACAGAATTTTAACGGATATCTGCCCCGCAATTATAATAATCGCTATTCAAAGGAAATTACAATGTATGATGCAGTGAAAGATTCTGCAAACGTACCTGCTGTATGGCTATTAAATGAGATTGGTCTTGGTACAGGGAAAAAATATTTAGAACTTGCGGATGTTTCAATAGAAGTGGACGGATTGAGTGCTGCGCTTGGCGGCCTAAAGGAAGGTGTTTCACCGATTGATTTGGTGAAAATGTATAGAGCTTTCGGGGCTAAAGGACGTATTGTACAGCCTCACGTCATTCGCAAAATTTTAAATCAAAAAGGTGAAGCGATTGCAGAGGCGCACTATGAAGAAAAGAAATTGTTTTCTGAACAAACGGCATGGTATATGACAAGAATGCTGGAGGCAGTAGTAAAAGAAGGAACCGCCAAAGTTGGTCGCTATGATGGTGCATTGGCAGGAAAAACAGGGACAACTTCCATTTCCGGGCAAGAAGAAGGGGCCAGAGATGCTTGGTTTGTCGGATTTACCCCGAGCGTTGTTGGTGCGGTTTGGATGGGATATGATCGAACCGATGCTTCCCACTATATAAAAGGAGGCAGCAGCTATCCCACATCACTATTTAAAAAAATTTTAATGAATACAGAAGCCGAAGCCTTCGCTTCATTTGAAAAGCCAGATGGTGTGAAGCAAATTGGAGATCCAATTCGAATGGCTCCTTTAAAAGAGGTGCAAATGCGAGTAATATTTACACCATTTGGCTTATTTACAGCCAATCTCACATGGAATCCCCTTTTGGATAAGCGTGTGCAATATCGCATTTACAAAGAGGGGAGCTCGCAACCAATTGCTACTGTTACGGGAAAAGGCTTTTATGATGTGAAACGTATTAATGTGTTTTCTCCCCCTACTTTTTATGTAGTTCCGTACAATCCGCAAACAAAGCAGGAAGGGGAAAAAACAAAAGTGAAGAAGCGTTGA
- a CDS encoding EcsC family protein, with translation MNAYEQQVMHDLATWKKAMLKESSLVNRFSKKVQTKVQELIPEKAHAIITETMKKMVQGIVVGTDFIQPVLKNKTLTLQERDERVKKKIEDYKRIAAVEGAGTGAGGILLGLADFPLLLTIKIKFLFDAATLYGYDTSKEEERLFLLHIFQLAFSSDEHRRDIFSIVENWEEEKGRHMDWRKFQQEYRDYIDFVKMLQLVPFIGAPVGAYANYNLLQRLGDITIKCYQMRWLNEHKG, from the coding sequence ATGAACGCATATGAACAACAAGTTATGCACGACCTTGCTACCTGGAAGAAAGCGATGCTGAAAGAGTCTTCACTTGTAAATCGTTTTTCTAAAAAGGTACAGACAAAGGTGCAGGAATTGATTCCAGAAAAAGCGCATGCCATTATTACAGAAACGATGAAGAAAATGGTACAAGGAATTGTCGTCGGTACTGATTTTATTCAGCCAGTCCTTAAAAATAAAACTTTGACCTTACAAGAGCGGGACGAACGCGTTAAAAAGAAGATAGAAGATTATAAAAGAATCGCAGCAGTAGAGGGAGCTGGTACCGGAGCGGGAGGCATTCTGCTTGGGTTAGCTGATTTTCCTTTATTACTCACGATTAAAATTAAATTTCTGTTTGATGCAGCAACGCTGTACGGATATGATACAAGTAAAGAAGAGGAACGGTTATTTTTGTTACATATCTTTCAGTTGGCCTTTTCAAGTGATGAGCATCGCCGCGATATCTTTTCTATTGTAGAGAATTGGGAAGAAGAAAAAGGGCGACACATGGATTGGCGTAAGTTTCAGCAGGAGTATCGTGATTATATCGATTTTGTAAAAATGCTACAGCTTGTTCCGTTTATTGGTGCACCGGTGGGCGCTTATGCAAATTACAATCTGCTACAGCGCCTTGGTGATATTACGATAAAATGCTATCAAATGAGATGGCTGAATGAGCATAAAGGATGA
- a CDS encoding ABC transporter permease, with the protein MNTNELWKQRFTLFLANIRTYSRYIFNDHISIALVFGLGLGTYYYREWLHTLSPDFPAAFIIALVLSLVLTAGSVQTLFKPADLVFLLQVEEKLGIYIQKAFRYSYVMQLYVLSLFFAVFAPLYTKTLGNVQSYLVLLLLAVLAKLWNLMGYWKSSFDMNHNVRRFDRVIRFFFNFLLMFFAAVHDSIFIVGAIVATMVLYLLLLQRKQKGKGLHWEYLIEEENRRMLLFYRIANMFTDVPALKEQVRRRPWLDFVANMVPFQQRSTYTFLYTRTFLRSGNYLGIYVRLLSLGAILVYIVPSLYGRMLLSGLFLYLLGYQALSLWRQHSLKLWVGLYPVPEVMKKQSFLRVLFILLLVAATVLIIVFAISTKHWIMTGALTIGNIAVALWFTYIYGKRKIQR; encoded by the coding sequence ATGAACACGAATGAGCTATGGAAGCAAAGGTTCACATTGTTTCTTGCCAATATTCGAACGTATAGCCGTTACATTTTTAATGATCATATTAGTATTGCTCTTGTATTTGGCCTTGGTCTTGGCACGTATTATTACAGAGAATGGTTACATACCTTATCTCCAGACTTTCCTGCAGCATTTATCATAGCGCTTGTACTTTCTCTTGTGCTGACAGCAGGATCTGTTCAAACATTATTTAAGCCGGCCGATCTCGTATTTTTACTTCAGGTTGAAGAGAAACTTGGTATCTATATACAGAAAGCTTTTCGCTATTCTTATGTGATGCAGCTATATGTTCTTTCTTTGTTTTTTGCCGTATTTGCACCGTTATATACGAAAACGCTAGGAAACGTTCAAAGCTATCTTGTATTGTTATTGCTTGCAGTTCTTGCGAAACTTTGGAACCTAATGGGGTATTGGAAAAGTTCCTTTGATATGAATCATAATGTAAGACGCTTTGACCGTGTGATTCGATTTTTCTTCAACTTTTTATTAATGTTTTTTGCCGCTGTGCATGATTCAATTTTTATCGTGGGAGCGATTGTAGCAACAATGGTACTGTATTTGCTTTTGCTGCAAAGAAAGCAAAAAGGCAAAGGACTGCACTGGGAGTATTTAATTGAAGAGGAAAATCGACGTATGCTCTTATTTTATCGCATTGCCAACATGTTTACAGATGTTCCTGCGTTAAAAGAGCAAGTACGTCGCCGTCCTTGGTTGGACTTTGTTGCAAATATGGTTCCATTTCAGCAAAGAAGTACATACACGTTCTTGTACACACGAACTTTTCTACGGTCAGGAAATTATCTAGGTATATATGTACGCTTGCTTTCGTTAGGAGCTATTCTTGTATATATAGTACCGTCTTTATACGGGCGGATGCTGCTCAGTGGTTTATTTCTGTACTTGTTAGGTTATCAAGCATTAAGCCTTTGGAGACAGCATAGTTTAAAGCTATGGGTGGGGCTATATCCTGTACCTGAAGTAATGAAAAAGCAATCCTTTTTACGTGTTCTCTTTATACTGTTACTTGTAGCCGCTACCGTACTCATCATTGTTTTTGCGATTTCCACAAAGCACTGGATTATGACAGGAGCACTGACAATCGGCAATATTGCAGTGGCTCTCTGGTTTACGTACATATATGGTAAGCGCAAAATACAGAGGTGA
- the hemH gene encoding ferrochelatase, whose product MKKKMGLLVMAYGTPYKEEDIERYYTHIRRGRKPSPEMLEELTERYRAIGGISPLAKITLEQAHALEKQLNKMQDHIEFKMYLGLKHIEPFVEDAVQQMKEDGITEAVSIVLAPHYSTFSVKSYNGRAKEESEKIDGPVIYDIESWYKEPKFIAYWAQQVKDTYASMPPEEREQAVLIVSAHSLPEKIIAQGDPYPEQLAETAKLIAEAAGITAYEVGWQSAGNTPDPWIGPDVQDLTADLHEKYGYKAFVYIPVGFVADHLEVLYDNDIECKVVTDRIGASYYRPEMPNAKPEFISCLADTVIKKAIHVAE is encoded by the coding sequence ATGAAAAAGAAAATGGGCTTACTTGTCATGGCGTATGGCACACCTTATAAAGAAGAAGATATTGAACGTTATTACACACATATTCGCAGAGGCAGAAAGCCTAGCCCTGAGATGTTAGAGGAATTAACAGAAAGATATCGTGCAATCGGTGGTATTTCACCCCTTGCAAAAATCACACTGGAGCAAGCGCATGCGCTAGAAAAGCAATTGAATAAGATGCAAGATCATATTGAATTTAAAATGTATCTTGGTTTAAAGCATATTGAGCCGTTTGTTGAAGATGCGGTACAGCAAATGAAAGAAGATGGCATTACAGAGGCTGTAAGTATCGTGTTAGCGCCTCATTATTCTACATTTAGTGTAAAATCTTACAATGGACGAGCGAAAGAAGAATCAGAAAAAATCGATGGCCCAGTTATTTATGATATTGAAAGCTGGTATAAAGAGCCTAAATTTATCGCATATTGGGCACAGCAAGTAAAGGACACATATGCAAGTATGCCTCCGGAAGAACGTGAACAAGCGGTACTTATTGTGTCTGCACATAGCTTGCCAGAAAAAATTATTGCACAAGGCGATCCGTATCCTGAGCAACTTGCAGAAACAGCAAAGTTAATTGCAGAAGCTGCAGGGATTACAGCATATGAAGTTGGCTGGCAAAGTGCCGGCAATACACCTGATCCGTGGATTGGACCTGATGTGCAGGACTTGACAGCTGATTTACATGAGAAATATGGTTATAAAGCGTTTGTATACATTCCTGTCGGCTTTGTAGCTGATCATTTAGAGGTGTTGTATGACAACGATATTGAGTGTAAGGTTGTAACAGATCGAATTGGTGCTAGCTATTATCGACCTGAAATGCCGAACGCAAAGCCAGAATTCATTTCGTGCTTAGCAGATACAGTGATAAAGAAAGCAATTCACGTTGCAGAGTAG
- the hemY gene encoding protoporphyrinogen oxidase: MEKVVIIGGGITGLTTIYRLQQEMKAKGSAIDTVLIEAAGHLGGKIQTVYRDGFTIERGPDSFLERKVSAGRLAQELGLGEHLVNNTAGKSYVLVNNKLHGIPEGSMMGIPTQITPFLVSGLFSPVGKLRAGFDFILPRSKQAEDQSLGAFFRRRLGNEVVENLIEPLLSGIYAGDIDKMSLMSTFPQFYQVEQKYRSIVLGMKTIAPKKPPGTKGIFQTITGGLGTLVEALESRLQPGTVLTGTRVERITKNGEQYRVLLSNGKEIEASAIVVASSHKMLPNLFPQYNEFRQFKAIPSTTVANVALAFPATAIKRDINGTGFVVSRNSDFSITACTWTHKKWPHTTPEGKVLLRCYVGKPGDEDIVTKSDKELTDIVLQDLEKTMDIDQEPEFAVVSRWQEAMPQYTVGHKQRLQKVREFMSKELPGVYLAGSSYGGAGLPDCIDQGEQAAAHVINHVLNHQIIKVI; the protein is encoded by the coding sequence GTGGAAAAGGTTGTAATTATTGGCGGCGGTATAACCGGTTTGACGACGATATATCGATTGCAGCAGGAAATGAAAGCAAAAGGATCGGCAATAGATACAGTCTTGATTGAAGCTGCAGGACATCTGGGTGGCAAAATTCAAACCGTATATCGTGATGGGTTCACAATCGAAAGAGGTCCGGACTCCTTTTTAGAGAGGAAAGTGAGCGCAGGACGTTTGGCACAAGAATTGGGACTTGGCGAGCATCTGGTTAACAATACAGCAGGAAAATCCTACGTGCTTGTTAACAACAAGTTGCACGGTATTCCGGAAGGCTCTATGATGGGAATACCTACGCAAATTACACCTTTTCTTGTTTCTGGTCTATTTTCTCCTGTTGGAAAACTAAGAGCTGGTTTTGACTTTATATTGCCTCGTTCCAAACAGGCAGAAGATCAATCGCTAGGTGCTTTTTTTCGCCGTCGTCTTGGCAATGAAGTTGTGGAAAACTTAATTGAACCACTTTTATCTGGTATTTATGCCGGAGATATCGATAAAATGAGTCTTATGTCTACGTTCCCTCAATTTTATCAAGTTGAGCAAAAATATCGAAGTATTGTCCTTGGTATGAAAACAATTGCACCCAAAAAACCACCAGGTACCAAAGGGATTTTTCAAACAATAACAGGTGGTCTAGGTACTTTAGTTGAAGCACTCGAATCTCGTTTACAGCCAGGGACAGTATTAACAGGGACGCGTGTAGAACGTATTACGAAGAATGGGGAACAGTACCGCGTATTACTAAGTAACGGCAAGGAGATAGAAGCGAGTGCGATTGTTGTTGCTTCGTCTCATAAAATGCTACCAAATTTGTTTCCACAATATAATGAGTTTCGTCAATTTAAAGCGATTCCTTCGACTACCGTTGCTAACGTAGCGCTTGCCTTCCCCGCTACAGCGATTAAACGTGATATCAACGGAACGGGGTTTGTCGTATCACGTAATAGTGACTTTTCCATTACCGCTTGTACATGGACCCATAAAAAGTGGCCACATACAACACCAGAAGGGAAAGTATTACTGCGCTGTTATGTTGGGAAGCCGGGCGATGAAGATATTGTGACCAAATCGGACAAAGAGTTAACCGACATTGTGCTACAAGATTTAGAGAAAACAATGGATATTGATCAGGAACCGGAATTCGCTGTTGTAAGTCGTTGGCAGGAAGCAATGCCGCAATACACAGTCGGACATAAGCAACGTTTACAAAAGGTTAGGGAATTTATGAGCAAAGAACTCCCAGGTGTATATTTAGCTGGTAGCTCTTATGGTGGTGCAGGATTACCTGATTGTATTGAT